The following proteins are encoded in a genomic region of Hymenobacter siberiensis:
- a CDS encoding prephenate dehydrogenase, giving the protein MTVTIIGLGLIGGSLALSLRQHGLAQHLIGVENSPAHARRALELGLVDEIETDLTAAVRRADLVVVAVPVDAMVAVLPPVLDLITPKQVVIDVGSTKQALLAAVAGHPQRGRFVAAHPMAGTEHSGPEAAILGLFEGKTVVLCDVAASDPDAVQLVEKLFQALPMRLLYLDGAAHDLHTAYVSHISHITSFALALTVLEKEKEEQQIFDLASGGFESTVRLAKSAPATWVPIFRQNRLNVLDVLDEHLHQLQHLRELLAREDYEGLTEQIRQANHIRKILP; this is encoded by the coding sequence ATGACCGTCACCATCATCGGACTGGGCCTTATCGGCGGTTCGCTGGCACTGAGCCTGCGGCAGCACGGGCTGGCGCAGCACCTCATCGGGGTTGAAAACAGCCCGGCCCACGCCCGGCGTGCTTTGGAATTAGGCTTGGTCGATGAAATCGAAACCGACCTGACGGCCGCCGTGCGCCGCGCCGACCTCGTGGTGGTAGCCGTACCTGTGGATGCTATGGTAGCCGTACTGCCGCCGGTGCTCGACCTCATCACCCCAAAGCAGGTGGTTATCGACGTGGGCTCGACCAAGCAGGCGCTGCTGGCGGCCGTGGCCGGGCACCCGCAGCGGGGCCGTTTTGTGGCTGCGCACCCCATGGCGGGTACCGAGCATTCGGGGCCGGAAGCGGCCATTTTGGGGCTGTTTGAGGGTAAAACGGTGGTGCTGTGCGACGTGGCTGCCAGCGACCCCGACGCCGTGCAGCTGGTCGAAAAGCTGTTCCAGGCGCTACCCATGCGACTGCTGTACCTCGATGGGGCGGCACACGACCTGCACACGGCCTACGTTTCGCATATCTCGCACATTACCTCATTTGCCCTGGCGCTCACGGTGCTGGAAAAGGAGAAGGAGGAACAGCAGATTTTCGACCTGGCCAGCGGCGGATTTGAGTCGACGGTGCGGCTGGCCAAGAGTGCGCCGGCGACCTGGGTGCCGATTTTCCGGCAAAACCGGCTCAACGTGCTCGATGTGCTCGATGAGCACCTGCACCAATTACAGCACCTGCGCGAGCTGCTGGCGCGGGAAGACTACGAGGGGCTAACGGAACAGATTCGGCAGGCCAACCACATTCGGAAAATTTTGCCGTGA